Sequence from the Candidatus Thioglobus sp. NP1 genome:
ATGAAGTAACACATGAAAGTGATTAGTATGACTGTCATTACACATTAAAAAAGTATTACTTGAATCAATTTTATGCACGACATCCATTTCAATCCAGAAATCAAGAACTCTATAAATTGTGCTGATATTAAATGCTTGCCCTTTATCTTTTAGTCGCCCCAATAGATCATAGGCAGACAGATTTTTACCTGAATGATTTAGTTCATCGACAATAGATATTCTTTGGGGTGTTGCACTTCTTCCAGAATCTAGGCATTTGGAAATTAACTCAGATCTTTCAATCATCACTTTCCTCTATATTGTAATCATCATCATCAAAGTGCAGTGTTTCAATAACCACATCACTAATAGTATACCCACTATCTGCAATATCAAAACTTTGAGAGCCAACAGATATCCTGCCATAAACAATTATAGGTACATACAAATCTCGAAATTCTGTTGGATCACTTGACGCATCAACAAGCAGTGTTTGATTTAAAGGAGGGGGCGGAACATGGATGCATTGCCCAGATTCTGGAACAAGTAAAAACTTACTTACATCAGAACCCTGATATTCAACTGGAACCATAAAGCCAGCCAATGCAATATCTTGACCCTCTAGTGAGATATTTAGTTTCTTACTAGCCTCATCAAGTTTATTTTGAAAGTCTTCACTAATATAGGTGTCATAAGATAAGTCATCAGGAATAAAATCGTATGCACCAGCTGGTTCAAGGCTTAACCAATTATCTTGAAGATCCATTAAATAGTCATCAGTGACAACTATTGCCAAGGAATTCAATGATAGGGCCATTAAAAAAATTGCAATTATTTTTGCCATGATTGAGTTTAACCTAGTGTTTGATGTAAATTCTTTCTAAAAACCATAATGGCTGGAATTAAGCTGCTTAGAACTCCGGATAATAA
This genomic interval carries:
- a CDS encoding Fur family transcriptional regulator; this translates as MIERSELISKCLDSGRSATPQRISIVDELNHSGKNLSAYDLLGRLKDKGQAFNISTIYRVLDFWIEMDVVHKIDSSNTFLMCNDSHTNHFHVLLHCSMCKSIEESCQVSAQLSLPESNKFSIKDGQVIEFQGFCSKCK
- a CDS encoding DUF3299 domain-containing protein gives rise to the protein MAKIIAIFLMALSLNSLAIVVTDDYLMDLQDNWLSLEPAGAYDFIPDDLSYDTYISEDFQNKLDEASKKLNISLEGQDIALAGFMVPVEYQGSDVSKFLLVPESGQCIHVPPPPLNQTLLVDASSDPTEFRDLYVPIIVYGRISVGSQSFDIADSGYTISDVVIETLHFDDDDYNIEESDD